The Cytobacillus firmus genome segment ATTGGCCTTGCGGTCATGGTGCTCGGCCTGCAAATGGGCTTTAAAAGCGAGAATTTCCTCGTGGTGATTTTGAGCCTTGTGTTCGGAACGGTGATTGGAGAGTATTTTGCTCTCGAAGATAAGCTCAACAAGCTTGGCGATTGGCTTGAAAGCAAAATTGGCTCGAAAGGCCAAGGCAGCATTTCGCAGGGCTTCGTAACCGCTACGCTGATCTTTGTCATCGGTGCTATGGCCATTATCGGAGCGCTTGACAGCGGCATCCGCGGCGATCACTCCGTGCTTTATACCAAATCGATTATCGACGGCTTCACCTCCCTCATCTTAACGACTACATTAGGGATCGGTGTGCTCTTCTCAGCTTTTCCGGTGATGCTGTATGAAGGACTCATTGCCCTATTTGCCACCCAAATCGACCGGTTTGTCCCCCAGCTTCTGATGGACAGCTTTATCAAGGAAATGACCGCAACAGGAGGAATCATGATTTTTGCGATTGGGCTGAATTTGACAGGCATTACGAAAATTCGCGTGGCGAACCTGCTTCCGGGAATTGTGGTTACGGGAATTATTGTGTCGGTTGTTTATTTTTATGGGATTTATTTTTAGATGAAGGGATGTGCATCGTAAGCACGGTCGCTGGTGTGCTTGCGGTGCATTTTTTTGCTGGAATGGTGTTAAATCTGGCTGGAGCCGCGCGGAATCACGAATTAAGTGTGCGAGGTTTGTGCTCAAGTCAGCAGTTTTTCCGGGAAAATGAGCGTGCTTGGCGGTTTATAACAGGTTTGTGAATATATCTAGCATGATTTGGGTTTTATCTAGCATGTATGTGAATTTATCTAGCAAATTTTGAAGTTTATCTAACAAGTTTCTAATTTTATCTCACATTTGCCACACTTCCTCGTTACAGAAAACGGAATTGACGATCAAAACAGAGAGCAGGACGAGCGCGAAAACATGAAGGACCCCGCCCACAAAACGGATGTATGCACAATCCCCCTCCCCTGCCCAACAAAAAACCGCAGGCTCACTCCC includes the following:
- a CDS encoding DUF554 domain-containing protein, coding for MFLLGTLVNGLLIIIGTLLGKLLHRIPENMKGTVMHAIGLAVMVLGLQMGFKSENFLVVILSLVFGTVIGEYFALEDKLNKLGDWLESKIGSKGQGSISQGFVTATLIFVIGAMAIIGALDSGIRGDHSVLYTKSIIDGFTSLILTTTLGIGVLFSAFPVMLYEGLIALFATQIDRFVPQLLMDSFIKEMTATGGIMIFAIGLNLTGITKIRVANLLPGIVVTGIIVSVVYFYGIYF